In Porites lutea chromosome 9, jaPorLute2.1, whole genome shotgun sequence, a single window of DNA contains:
- the LOC140948144 gene encoding uncharacterized protein → MANCYGHGHMLIVRRQSFIPSYFSVYESQLPMENEYSACKSEAADSERRASRLFLLYSGNLTLENQIQTRYFTFPLWKKTEKFMESGTQTTRLLSSGLARRFSCNVSKMAYRMRNRMVCDGYYGCPEETFSKEKSETGGSLKRGKPVCILPWKKRKKCPKLKKKQTSSKGTSKKESQTSKVDCVMSSLERAKVSGIKIRSHVTRYQQGIGTKSHPAMFYSYYIAKGHAVQYRKICAPKRRPCDGYFGCCDDGSVRIKKTGKRKPIPRA, encoded by the exons ATGGCAAATTGTTATGGCCACGGACATATGTTGATAGTGCGACGCCAAAGTTTCATTCCGagttatttttctgtttatgaATCTCAATTACCAATGGAAAATGAATATTCTGCATGTAAATCGGAAGCAGCTGATTCTGAACGAAGAGCTTCGCGCCTCTTTCTTTTGTACTCTGGAAACTTAACGCTTGAGAATCAGATTCAGACACGATATTTTACATTTCCGCTCTGGAAAaaaactgagaagtttatggAGTCGGGGACGCAAACTACTCGACTTCTGAGCTCCGGCTTGGCAAGAAGGTTTTCCTGTAATGTGAGCAAAATGGCGTATCGGATGCGAAATCGTATGGTCTGCGATGGATATTATGGATGCCCGGAAGAAACATTTTCCAAGGAAAAGTCAGAAACTG GTGGGTCCTTGAAAAGAGGAAAGCCCGTCTGTATTCTACCTTGGAAGAAACGGAAGAAGTGTCCAAagctaaagaaaaaacaaacctCAAGCAAAGGAACATCGAAAAAAGAATCCCAGACATCCAAAGTGGACTGTGTCATGTCATCACTAGAACGAGCTAAAGTTTCTGGGATCAAGATTAGAAGTCATGTGACCAGGTATCAGCAGGGGATTGGAACCAAATCCCATCCAGCTATGTTTTACAGTTATTATATTGCCAAGGGACACGCAGTGCAATATCGTAAAATCTGCGCCCCAAAACGTCGGCCATGCGACGGTTACTTTGGCTGCTGCGACGATGGGAGTGTCAGAATTAAAAAGACAG